Proteins from a genomic interval of Oncorhynchus kisutch isolate 150728-3 linkage group LG28, Okis_V2, whole genome shotgun sequence:
- the LOC109872823 gene encoding smoothelin-like protein 2 isoform X1 encodes MHRSISSKLRVSVASGDMDAAPTTVSAAGDATCDETVCEALGRFEVTLAAAVREVHVDVSAFKRGVERRVDEACQAQGPLAEAVQRLTQENLQLRSQLEALARLVEGLTGKGVDRSALEDRDSRGQIPMTSSQGMVNRSHGSPSTMVPNGPSESGSSGLGSGSSGSGASSSTSAHLSSREPMEDNMVNGHKGVDKTEDRNVAAVLENGHHKEQVSGQEAEEHKPHLPVSAMTRTCPESPTGPRRASVELKSPGHLLAGVTSPKARPDLLFKSDDSSFGEPHLPCTAITKTDSPNGPKPPVQSPALARKSPASTPKSPPYPIADVTTPKSALDALFSPAPALKRETPVSMHTFTLPDLSQGSESFSGQQMQVRSPVSSHAVQKENISVSLAPPHTPVSALSRTSPELSTAPAPNQSPAPPSWAPAAPTQSHATPTWAPATPIWSPSATTQPPATPTQSSATPTQAPAAPPSPSPAPKTPSQPVFEDTTPKASGEFPFKRGERVAPAVMAVSPSLTRSMSFPATTEKLLPPRKVPPPGTDRSLDKFGGPNKFGGPNKLGGPDRLGGLDKFGGGGERKLQRSQTLPRNLGMQSKRSLFEGLASECDRSKAAGSKPKLQRSQSFNSASSIKAMLLEWCRSKTFSYQNIDIQNFSSSWCDGMAFAALVHSFFPLEFDYNTLNPANRKHNFEVAFTTAEEQADCVRLIEVEDMMVMGNKPDPMCIFTYVQSLYNHLKKFE; translated from the exons ATGCACCGCTCCATTTCCTCTAAGCTGAGGGTGTCTGTTGCTAGTGGGGACATGGATGCTGCTCCTACAACCGTGTCGGCAGCCGGGGATGCCACGTGCGACGAGACGGTGTGTGAGGCACTGGGTCGCTTCGAGGTCACGCTGGCGGCGGCGGTGCGCGAGGTGCACGTGGACGTGAGTGCCTTCAAGCGGGGCGTGGAGCGGCGGGTGGACGAGGCATGTCAAGCCCAAGGGCCCCTGGCCGAGGCGGTGCAACGGCTGACGCAGGAGAACCTGCAGCTCCGGAGTCAGCTGGAGGCGCTGGCCCGCCTGGTGGAGGGTCTGACAGGGAAAGGGGTGGACAGGAGCGCCCTGGAGGACAGGGACAGTAGGGGACAGATCCCCATGACTTCGTCCCAGGGGATGGTGAACAGGAGCCACGGGAGTCCCTCCACCATGGTCCCCAATGGACCGTCAGAGTCTGGTTCTTCTGGTCTTGGTTCTGGGTCTTCTGGTTCTGGCGCCTCTAGTTCAACATCAGCCCATCTCTCCAGCAGAGAGCCCATGGAGGACAACATGGTTAAT GGTCACAAAGGTGTTGACAAAACGGAAGACAGAAATGTTGCTGCTGTGTTGGAGAATGGACATCACAAAGAGCAAG TCAGTGGTCAGGAGGCAGAGGAGCACAAGCCTCATCTCCCCGTCAGTGCCATGACCAGGACTTGTCCCGAGTCACCAACTGGCCCCAGACGAGCCTCAGTGGAGCTCAAGTCTCCTGGTCATTTATTAGCAGGTGTCACCTCACCCAAAGCCAGACCAGATTTATTGTTTAAATCTG ATGACTCATCATTCGGCGAGCCACATCTTCCCTGCACTGCCATAACCAAAACAGACTCCCCGAATGGCCCCAAACCACCAGTCCAATCTCCTGCTTTGGCCAGGAAATCTCCTGCTTCAACACCAAAGTCTCCTCCCTACCCAATTGCTGACGTCACCACTCCCAAATCAGCACTTGATGCTCTGTTTAGTCCTG CACCAGCATTGAAGAGAGAGACCCCTGTATCAATGCATACATTTACCCTTCCAGACCTATCACAAGGATCAG AGAGTTTTTCTGGGCAACAAATGCAAGTGAGGTCACCAGTCAGCAGTCATGCAGTGCAGAAGGAGAACATCTCTGTATCTCTGGCCCCACCTCATACCCCTGTCAGTGCCTTGAGCAGAACTAGTCCAGAGTTATCAACTGCACCTGCCCCAAATCAGTCCCCTGCCCCCCCATCATGGGCTCCTGCTGCCCCAACTCAGTCCCATGCCACCCCAACTTGGGCTCCTGCGACCCCAATTTGGTCTCCTTCTGCCACAACTCAGCCCCCTGCCACCCCAACTCAATCTTCTGCAACACCAACTCAGGCTCCTGCAGCCCCTCCATCTCCGTCCCCTGCACCCAAAACACCTAGCCAACCAGTATTTGAGGATACCACACCCAAAGCATCGGGAGAATTTCCTTTCAAACGTGGTGAACGTG TAGCACCTGCAGTTATGGCAGTGAGCCCGAGTCTAACGCGTAGCATGAGCTTCCCAGCAACCACAG AAAAGCTCCTACCCCCCAGAAAAGTGCCACCCCCTGGCACAGACAG GAGCCTGGACAAGTTTGGCGGTCCAAATAAATTTGGTGGTCCAAACAAGTTAGGTGGTCCGGACAGGCTTGGTGGGCTGGACAAGTTTGGGGGCGGTGGGGAGCGGAAACTGCAGAGGTCACAAACGCTGCCTCGCAACCTCGGGATGCAGAGCAAACGGTCTCTGTTTGAGGGTTTGGCCTCTGAGTGTGACAG GTCCAAGGCTGCAGGCTCCAAGCCCAAACTGCAGCGCTCCCAGAGTTTTAACAGCGCCAGCAGCATCAAGGCAATGCTCCTGGAGTGGTGCCGATCCAAAACTTTTAGCTACCAG AACATAGACATCCAGAACTTCTCATCCAGCTGGTGTGATGGAATGGCATTTGCTGCCCTGGTCCACTCCTTCTTCCCCCTGGAGTTTGACTACAACACACTGAATCCTGCCAATCGCAAACACAACTTTGAAGTGGCCTTCACCACAGCAga GGAGCAGGCTGACTGTGTGCGTCTCATAGAGGTGGAGGATATGATGGTAATGGGTAACAAACCAGACCCCATGTGTATCTTCACCTACGTCCAGTCCCTCTACAACCACCTCAAGAAGTTTGAGTGA
- the LOC109872823 gene encoding smoothelin-like protein 2 isoform X2, with protein sequence MHRSISSKLRVSVASGDMDAAPTTVSAAGDATCDETVCEALGRFEVTLAAAVREVHVDVSAFKRGVERRVDEACQAQGPLAEAVQRLTQENLQLRSQLEALARLVEGLTGKGVDRSALEDRDSRGQIPMTSSQGMVNRSHGSPSTMVPNGPSESGSSGLGSGSSGSGASSSTSAHLSSREPMEDNMVNGHKGVDKTEDRNVAAVLENGHHKEQVSGQEAEEHKPHLPVSAMTRTCPESPTGPRRASVELKSPGHLLAGVTSPKARPDLLFKSDDSSFGEPHLPCTAITKTDSPNGPKPPVQSPALARKSPASTPKSPPYPIADVTTPKSALDALFSPAPALKRETPVSMHTFTLPDLSQGSESFSGQQMQVRSPVSSHAVQKENISVSLAPPHTPVSALSRTSPELSTAPAPNQSPAPPSWAPAAPTQSHATPTWAPATPIWSPSATTQPPATPTQSSATPTQAPAAPPSPSPAPKTPSQPVFEDTTPKASGEFPFKRGERAPAVMAVSPSLTRSMSFPATTEKLLPPRKVPPPGTDRSLDKFGGPNKFGGPNKLGGPDRLGGLDKFGGGGERKLQRSQTLPRNLGMQSKRSLFEGLASECDRSKAAGSKPKLQRSQSFNSASSIKAMLLEWCRSKTFSYQNIDIQNFSSSWCDGMAFAALVHSFFPLEFDYNTLNPANRKHNFEVAFTTAEEQADCVRLIEVEDMMVMGNKPDPMCIFTYVQSLYNHLKKFE encoded by the exons ATGCACCGCTCCATTTCCTCTAAGCTGAGGGTGTCTGTTGCTAGTGGGGACATGGATGCTGCTCCTACAACCGTGTCGGCAGCCGGGGATGCCACGTGCGACGAGACGGTGTGTGAGGCACTGGGTCGCTTCGAGGTCACGCTGGCGGCGGCGGTGCGCGAGGTGCACGTGGACGTGAGTGCCTTCAAGCGGGGCGTGGAGCGGCGGGTGGACGAGGCATGTCAAGCCCAAGGGCCCCTGGCCGAGGCGGTGCAACGGCTGACGCAGGAGAACCTGCAGCTCCGGAGTCAGCTGGAGGCGCTGGCCCGCCTGGTGGAGGGTCTGACAGGGAAAGGGGTGGACAGGAGCGCCCTGGAGGACAGGGACAGTAGGGGACAGATCCCCATGACTTCGTCCCAGGGGATGGTGAACAGGAGCCACGGGAGTCCCTCCACCATGGTCCCCAATGGACCGTCAGAGTCTGGTTCTTCTGGTCTTGGTTCTGGGTCTTCTGGTTCTGGCGCCTCTAGTTCAACATCAGCCCATCTCTCCAGCAGAGAGCCCATGGAGGACAACATGGTTAAT GGTCACAAAGGTGTTGACAAAACGGAAGACAGAAATGTTGCTGCTGTGTTGGAGAATGGACATCACAAAGAGCAAG TCAGTGGTCAGGAGGCAGAGGAGCACAAGCCTCATCTCCCCGTCAGTGCCATGACCAGGACTTGTCCCGAGTCACCAACTGGCCCCAGACGAGCCTCAGTGGAGCTCAAGTCTCCTGGTCATTTATTAGCAGGTGTCACCTCACCCAAAGCCAGACCAGATTTATTGTTTAAATCTG ATGACTCATCATTCGGCGAGCCACATCTTCCCTGCACTGCCATAACCAAAACAGACTCCCCGAATGGCCCCAAACCACCAGTCCAATCTCCTGCTTTGGCCAGGAAATCTCCTGCTTCAACACCAAAGTCTCCTCCCTACCCAATTGCTGACGTCACCACTCCCAAATCAGCACTTGATGCTCTGTTTAGTCCTG CACCAGCATTGAAGAGAGAGACCCCTGTATCAATGCATACATTTACCCTTCCAGACCTATCACAAGGATCAG AGAGTTTTTCTGGGCAACAAATGCAAGTGAGGTCACCAGTCAGCAGTCATGCAGTGCAGAAGGAGAACATCTCTGTATCTCTGGCCCCACCTCATACCCCTGTCAGTGCCTTGAGCAGAACTAGTCCAGAGTTATCAACTGCACCTGCCCCAAATCAGTCCCCTGCCCCCCCATCATGGGCTCCTGCTGCCCCAACTCAGTCCCATGCCACCCCAACTTGGGCTCCTGCGACCCCAATTTGGTCTCCTTCTGCCACAACTCAGCCCCCTGCCACCCCAACTCAATCTTCTGCAACACCAACTCAGGCTCCTGCAGCCCCTCCATCTCCGTCCCCTGCACCCAAAACACCTAGCCAACCAGTATTTGAGGATACCACACCCAAAGCATCGGGAGAATTTCCTTTCAAACGTGGTGAACGTG CACCTGCAGTTATGGCAGTGAGCCCGAGTCTAACGCGTAGCATGAGCTTCCCAGCAACCACAG AAAAGCTCCTACCCCCCAGAAAAGTGCCACCCCCTGGCACAGACAG GAGCCTGGACAAGTTTGGCGGTCCAAATAAATTTGGTGGTCCAAACAAGTTAGGTGGTCCGGACAGGCTTGGTGGGCTGGACAAGTTTGGGGGCGGTGGGGAGCGGAAACTGCAGAGGTCACAAACGCTGCCTCGCAACCTCGGGATGCAGAGCAAACGGTCTCTGTTTGAGGGTTTGGCCTCTGAGTGTGACAG GTCCAAGGCTGCAGGCTCCAAGCCCAAACTGCAGCGCTCCCAGAGTTTTAACAGCGCCAGCAGCATCAAGGCAATGCTCCTGGAGTGGTGCCGATCCAAAACTTTTAGCTACCAG AACATAGACATCCAGAACTTCTCATCCAGCTGGTGTGATGGAATGGCATTTGCTGCCCTGGTCCACTCCTTCTTCCCCCTGGAGTTTGACTACAACACACTGAATCCTGCCAATCGCAAACACAACTTTGAAGTGGCCTTCACCACAGCAga GGAGCAGGCTGACTGTGTGCGTCTCATAGAGGTGGAGGATATGATGGTAATGGGTAACAAACCAGACCCCATGTGTATCTTCACCTACGTCCAGTCCCTCTACAACCACCTCAAGAAGTTTGAGTGA